A region from the Gemmatimonadota bacterium genome encodes:
- the cadA gene encoding cadmium-translocating P-type ATPase, giving the protein MQTLTISIKGMSCAACVARVEDALQTVPGVADAQVNFATHQATVHHKAVLTDVLLNAVSNAGYEASPHISEDAEQIERTIEYRKLRYLFTVAAILSALIMATGMTRTMWGANIPPHHIHILLFALATPVQFLCGWRFLKGAWAALRHRTADMNSLIAAGTLAAYFYSTAVIFAPLDMQNIQTYFDTSAMIITLVLLGRLLETRARGQTSSAIRKLLDLRPKTAHIVRDGRDVETPVEHIQVGDHIRVRPGENIPVDGLIQNGQSAIDESMLTGESLPVDKQLGDKVTGGTRNTTGSFIFRATQIGADTVLSQIIDLVRRAQGSRAPIQHLADRVARIFVPIIFAIALLTCALWWIFDFGIETALINAVVVLIIACPCAMGLATPTAIAVGTGRGAQLGILIKGGDVLENAHRLNAIVLDKTGTLTEGKPTVTDIIPAENYHRDHILKLAASAEKGSEHPLGEAIVRAAQEANLSLHPTTDFEARPGVGVAATIDGQRVVLGNPRTISDRAKYPAEKLEAEGKTAVFVTVNDQPAGLIAISDNLKADAAQAVHDLQHLSLEVSLVTGDNERTAKAIGQQLNINQVFAEVLPQDKAHKIAQLQDQNINVGMVGDGINDAPALAQANVGIALSSGTDIAIESAGMILMSGNLSAIATSIRLSRQTMRVIRQNLFWAFAYNTLLIPVAALGLLNPLGGPMLAAAAMALSSVSVVTNALRLKRFSP; this is encoded by the coding sequence ATGCAAACCCTGACCATCTCCATCAAAGGCATGAGTTGTGCCGCCTGTGTGGCGCGGGTTGAAGATGCCCTCCAAACTGTTCCCGGCGTCGCAGATGCCCAGGTCAACTTTGCCACCCATCAGGCCACGGTTCATCACAAAGCAGTCCTGACAGATGTGCTCCTGAACGCCGTCTCCAATGCCGGCTACGAAGCCTCTCCTCACATTTCCGAAGACGCCGAACAAATCGAACGCACAATCGAATATCGCAAGTTGCGTTATCTGTTCACAGTCGCCGCAATCCTCTCTGCACTCATCATGGCAACGGGCATGACCCGCACCATGTGGGGTGCAAACATCCCCCCCCATCACATTCACATATTGCTCTTTGCATTGGCCACACCGGTCCAATTCTTATGTGGCTGGCGTTTTCTCAAAGGGGCATGGGCTGCACTGCGCCATCGCACAGCCGACATGAACAGCCTGATAGCTGCGGGAACCCTCGCCGCTTATTTTTACAGCACTGCGGTAATCTTTGCCCCACTCGACATGCAGAATATCCAGACCTACTTCGACACCTCTGCCATGATCATTACACTCGTCCTGCTCGGTCGTCTGCTCGAAACGCGCGCCAGAGGTCAAACATCGTCCGCCATCCGAAAACTCCTCGACCTGCGACCCAAAACTGCCCACATCGTCCGCGACGGCCGGGATGTTGAAACGCCCGTTGAACACATCCAGGTCGGCGATCACATTCGCGTTCGGCCCGGTGAAAACATCCCTGTTGATGGCCTCATACAAAATGGACAATCCGCAATTGACGAATCCATGCTCACGGGGGAATCCCTACCCGTTGACAAACAATTAGGCGACAAAGTCACAGGCGGCACGCGCAACACAACCGGTAGTTTTATCTTCCGGGCAACACAGATCGGCGCCGATACAGTCTTGTCTCAAATCATCGACCTCGTGCGCCGGGCACAGGGGTCCAGAGCACCTATACAACACCTCGCCGACCGCGTCGCCCGCATCTTTGTCCCGATAATCTTTGCCATCGCCCTGCTGACCTGCGCCCTGTGGTGGATCTTTGACTTTGGGATCGAAACCGCCCTCATCAATGCCGTGGTCGTCCTCATCATCGCCTGCCCTTGTGCAATGGGATTGGCCACCCCCACTGCCATCGCGGTCGGCACAGGACGGGGCGCGCAACTCGGCATCCTCATAAAAGGAGGCGATGTGCTCGAAAATGCACACCGCCTCAATGCCATTGTCCTGGACAAAACAGGCACGCTAACAGAGGGCAAACCCACTGTCACCGATATTATCCCCGCAGAAAATTATCACCGCGATCACATACTCAAACTCGCAGCCTCTGCAGAAAAAGGATCGGAACACCCCCTCGGCGAAGCCATTGTTCGCGCCGCGCAAGAAGCCAACCTTTCCCTGCATCCAACCACAGATTTTGAAGCCAGACCAGGCGTTGGCGTCGCCGCCACAATTGACGGACAGCGCGTCGTGCTCGGCAACCCACGCACCATATCTGACCGCGCAAAATATCCAGCCGAAAAACTCGAAGCCGAGGGCAAAACCGCCGTATTCGTCACCGTCAATGATCAGCCCGCGGGCCTCATCGCCATTTCAGACAACCTGAAAGCCGACGCCGCGCAAGCCGTTCATGACCTCCAGCACCTGAGCCTTGAAGTCTCCCTCGTGACAGGCGACAATGAGCGCACGGCCAAAGCCATTGGGCAACAGCTCAACATCAATCAGGTCTTTGCCGAAGTTCTACCCCAGGACAAAGCTCACAAAATCGCGCAACTCCAGGACCAAAATATAAACGTGGGCATGGTTGGCGATGGCATCAACGACGCTCCTGCACTCGCCCAGGCCAATGTCGGCATCGCCCTGAGTTCGGGCACAGACATCGCCATAGAAAGCGCGGGCATGATCCTCATGTCGGGCAACCTATCGGCCATAGCCACATCTATCCGGCTATCGCGGCAAACCATGCGCGTCATTCGCCAAAATCTCTTCTGGGCATTTGCCTACAACACCCTTCTAATTCCCGTTGCTGCGCTGGGCCTGCTCAATCCCCTGGGTGGTCCCATGCTCGCCGCAG